The window TATCAAGCCATCGGAGTCGGGccaaataaaagtaaaaaaaaaagaaaaggagatgaagagagaggagaaaagaaagagatgaaagagaggagagaggcgAAAGAGATGGAAAAGAGAGAACTTACCGGAAAAGAGAGCTCCGCCGGATGAGTTCTGCTTGACAACTCCGGTGATGTTTCTAGTCCCAAATCCAGTGTAAGTATAGTTTGAAAAACCCTAACGGGTCGGGTAAAATTTGATTGGACCGGGTCGAtaccgggtcgggtcgggttttaCCCATGGACGACTTATATTCCCAGTCGCTACTCGCCTTGTTTTCTCAGGCGACTTtacgactagtcgtcgactaatCGGCGACTCAATAACCATGCTTGTAACATTGAAATTTCTTCCAgaaatcatccacaataataTCTAAATAACTCAAGCATCCTCATCAATCTGggtaaaactaataaaataaatcgATTCAACTGCATGTAACTGGTTGCCGTACAGTGATTAGATAAAACCAAAAAATTCAACGACAATCACTTCTTATAATATACTTTACCCAGACAAAAATGTAATCATGGGTTAATAGATGCACAGAAGCTTGTATTAATATCTAAATAACTCAAGCATCCTCGTAACTCTGGGTAAAACTAAGAAAATAAATCGATTCAACTGCAAGCAACTGGTTGCCATACGGTGATTAGATAAAACCAAAAAATTCAACGACAATCACTTCTTAATATACTTTACCCAGACAAAAATGTAATCATGGGTTAATAAATGCACAGAAGCTTGTATTGAATCACCTTAAGTAATAAAAAAATAGGAACAACAACTTACGTCTTGGCAGCCTGCCTGCCTTTTCCAATAGCAGCACCATAGTATTTCTGTAACAAATGCcagaaataaaaagaaaataaaataaatacaacgcaaaatattattaaaaattgatgtgaaCAATCGGCGCTCTAGTAAATTTAAGCTGGCGAGTACAACAGAGAACTGCTCACCAGTCACCTCTAAACTACTGATCTTAATTCTTATTCAAATATTACAAAACGACACCCAACTTACATAAGAAACTCCTGAAGGTTCAATCATGTATAGTTGTGGTCCATCTCTGTCATAACCACCAAGAATCACTCCACAGCCAAATGGCCTGCAATAGCATATGTTAGTGTTTCACATACCgaaaaattaaacaattaaggAAACTCACAATCTGGACTAACCTGAGCCACCAATAAAGTGTACACAGATGCACATAACTAGCAACACGCTCGCACAATTCTTTCACCGGAATTTGGTCACCATACAAGCTGCAAAAccaactcaaaatatattaacctGGGCAATATTGCTCCATATGTAATTCAAATTTAATGGAAGTCGcctaatttaaatataagtgTCGCGTCATTTTTGATCAACCAAATATGAtaatcatttatataaaaaatcttaaaaacttCACACATACTTATGTATTATGAGTTTATCTAAGAACGAATTATTGTTTCCAAGAAAcaatgcatatatatatttcacctaatgcatataatatttgaacagaatccatttttttttttttttgaataagcaATACATTACTGACCGACTAAACGAAAATTACCAAAAATATAAGCAAATGATAAATCTGCATAAAGGTCCGGgtgcaaataaatataaaagaaacagcGGTTACACTTGAATTTGGGTGGTTGTGTATGCTTCTGCAGATAAAGGTAGTTCTTAAATAAAGGTAAAGTAATGCCGCTATGTCTGCATCTTGGTTAACCAGtaaaacacaaaattcacataTAAGTTCTGTGACACAAATGTGTGAGCAATAAAAATACCTTTCATAGTTGTTAGCCTCAGACTTGGCTCGTGCAACGATTTGTCTCCCATCTGCGGCTAATCCTGCAACAGCCTGCAAATAAATGAACACCAAAAAGAAACAACTAAATCGAAGCACcgacaattttttttactaaaactAGTTGGAGTAGATCAAAGAAATTGCATACAAGTATGCAGTTATTGCAACAACAAAGAGACAAAACTAAAACAATAGATTTAATagtaaaaaagtaaaatataatgCACAGGTATTCTGCAAAAATCTGAAGGAAATTAAAACGAATGAGTGGGGGTAAATCAGAGGGTTAGACAAGAACATGTACAGGCTTGTGCTCAAATGAAAGCTGAAAAATTCATGACAGCTATCAATTAACAATAACACAATGGTTATAGCGAATTACTGAATTATACTACTCCTACGCTTCTCACATGTCCCTTTGACATTCTGCAAATAATTTATGGTGCATAAGAAAGATacttctataaattattttacaaactTTCATGTTTGCAGTAAAAGTTTCTTactcaaatatttattcaaattagaaaaaaaaatcctaaaaataaatatattttggaagTATATTTTTCATGCACCATCAGATACGTATACCAAAAGCCAAAAGGATGTGTAGAAGGGGGCAAAGGGAGTAATATGATCTTGAATCTTACTACAACTAATAATTGTTGCACCGTATATGGTGATTTGGTTTCTAGGGTAATCTGGGataacaatattttagtgtAGCACAGCCTATATGTgtacacagacacacacactcacacacagatatacatatataagcaGGGCTGCAGGTGGGACATACATCAGTTAACGGTTCTTTATATCTTAGATTCTGGTAAAGGGTAGCCTGATATTAATTATTAGAAGATGGAAGAAGGAAACTTTAGAAGATagctaaacaaaacaaaacaggtAATGTCCAAATCAGCAGAATCTAATAAACAATCTGTATTTTCCGATGACCATATCACATGCCACACCTTTCATTAAACTTCGACTAATTTAAATCCCTAAACAAATACTATATTTGACCATGATATGTATCATCATCCTTTAAAAGCCCTCCCCCTTTCAACAAGCACCTTGATATTTATCATTACCTTGTAAAATGAATCACAACCCACATATGGATCATCATCAACCCCAGAAGTCAGAACATCAATTGTACGTGTCTTGATTACGTGAAGTTACAAAATTCTACGCTAGCAATTTGCAGCCACATTTATGACACAGCTACTACGAAACATCCACTTTGCCTTTGTTGTACCTCTTATCTGTGTTTAAACTTTATCTGAAGTCAACTAGTGCTATAGTTTGACAAAAAGAGCTAAACTCGGTTATAACTCAAAACTTGTATCCCGAATTAGCGATGACAAATGGAATGGAAAGACAGAATGTGTCTCTTCAACAATTGCAAACTAAGTCTGGTGTGCAAAGCTCAAGAGTCTATTACTCTTTAAGTACGGAATGCTAACTAATTCCCAAGTACatcaataataaacaaattatacTTTATCAAACGacttaagttaaaatctagggACAATACAGCTTTCCATAACTGTTTTTAAAAGTTCACTATAGTTATATGCAAAGTAACTGCACAGGACGAGGTTAAATTCATCATCGGTACATATACTACACAAACCTTAAAAACAATACCTCGCTTCTTAACAACCATAGGCTGAGCACACGTATTTTTCAtttatcataaattataaaaatgccTAATATATCCTGTCTCGTAAACACTGACATATATATTcacaattacatatatattcacAATTACCGCACTTCTAAATTCTTAATACACTCAATTACAGTTGAAAGAATATACAAGTAATTACCATCCCGGAATGGCGATGAACAGAATGAATTCTCCGATTCGATCCCGGTAACATCATCTTCGAAGCAATCAGCTTCTCAACTCCCTAACAAATCAATCAAAATCagcaatcaaaaaataaaacccTAAGAAACAAAATTAGAGATACAatagagagaggagagaggagagtgTACCATAACGACGCCGTCTTTGCATTTGATAGCAACGACGGTGCCACTGTTGTCGACGGCTTTAGCAGCATACTCGATCTGAAAAACACGGCCATCCGGCGAGAAAGTCGTCACCGATAAGTCGTAACCTGTTCCGATGCTACTCATTTTTCAAGTTTATGTTGGaaatactctctctctctctgtctctctgcGAGAGTATTGTGTGTGCTTATTTAAATCGAGCGAGAGAGGCTCTTCTTTACTTTGGTAACAAGACACCCAAACCCCAGTCTGCCAACTTTACCGTTTTACCCCTTAAAACTAAGGGAAAACACGGTTATATCCCCAGGCCACGACCCCCTATGatgaacttttttattttatattgtcaGATTGATGATGAACATTACTTAATTTATTTAACCGTAAGCTTTCGAATAACCAGATCTTTGATAGAATGTTcggataaaaattaataaaaatttaatagggaatattaattttattattattttagaggaCAATATT of the Daucus carota subsp. sativus chromosome 4, DH1 v3.0, whole genome shotgun sequence genome contains:
- the LOC108219328 gene encoding proteasome subunit alpha type-3, whose protein sequence is MSSIGTGYDLSVTTFSPDGRVFQIEYAAKAVDNSGTVVAIKCKDGVVMGVEKLIASKMMLPGSNRRIHSVHRHSGMAVAGLAADGRQIVARAKSEANNYESLYGDQIPVKELCERVASYVHLCTLYWWLRPFGCGVILGGYDRDGPQLYMIEPSGVSYKYYGAAIGKGRQAAKTEIEKLKLSEMTCRQGIIEVAKIIYGVHDEAKDKAFELEMSWVCDESKRQHQKVPDELLEEAKAAAQAALEEMDAD